A stretch of the Mycobacteroides immunogenum genome encodes the following:
- a CDS encoding phospholipase D-like domain-containing protein, with the protein MTRSLIILPDDSAKPVLDAIHASTRSVRIKMFAFSHLPLLEAVVAAHRRGVQVKVMLNPERRDGETDNDAARDMLQQFGIDVRESNPAFDLTHEKSMVVDDEHAFVESLNWTEENFTVTRDYAVVTPSAYEVAEIVDCFEADWAREDFDPGEGAHLIWCPFNGRHRIADFIDSAQHTLFLQNERYQDPVIIERLVRAAHRGVKVHVMARAAHHLKSGKLLEGVSGMRILDDVGIKIHRLKHMKLHAKMILADHERAVVGSINFSPGSFDHRRELAIEVTDHHLIKRLNEVAHHDWKHSEPMDLSDAGLIADLVGSDPHDVDQLALHDLDAEA; encoded by the coding sequence GTGACGCGTTCGCTGATCATCCTGCCTGACGACTCGGCGAAGCCGGTTCTGGACGCGATCCACGCCTCCACCCGCTCGGTCCGCATCAAGATGTTCGCCTTCAGCCACCTGCCGTTGTTGGAGGCGGTGGTCGCGGCCCACCGGCGCGGTGTCCAGGTGAAGGTGATGCTCAACCCGGAACGTCGCGACGGCGAGACCGACAATGATGCCGCTCGGGACATGCTGCAGCAGTTCGGAATAGATGTGCGCGAGAGCAATCCGGCCTTCGATCTGACGCACGAGAAATCAATGGTCGTGGACGATGAACACGCCTTCGTGGAATCGCTGAACTGGACCGAGGAGAATTTCACCGTCACCCGCGACTACGCAGTCGTCACCCCCAGCGCCTACGAGGTCGCGGAGATCGTTGACTGCTTCGAAGCGGATTGGGCGCGTGAGGATTTCGATCCTGGCGAGGGGGCACACCTGATCTGGTGCCCGTTCAACGGCAGGCATCGCATCGCCGATTTCATCGACAGCGCCCAGCACACCTTGTTCCTGCAGAACGAGCGGTACCAGGATCCGGTGATCATCGAGCGCCTGGTGCGGGCCGCCCATCGCGGCGTGAAGGTGCACGTCATGGCGCGTGCGGCGCATCACTTGAAGTCGGGAAAGCTACTCGAGGGCGTCAGTGGGATGCGGATCCTTGACGATGTGGGCATCAAGATCCACCGCCTCAAGCATATGAAGCTGCACGCCAAGATGATCCTCGCCGATCACGAGCGGGCGGTGGTGGGCTCGATCAATTTCTCCCCGGGCAGTTTCGACCATCGACGCGAACTCGCCATCGAGGTGACCGACCACCACCTGATCAAGCGGTTGAACGAGGTGGCGCATCACGATTGGAAGCACTCCGAGCCGATGGATCTGTCGGATGCGGGATTGATCGCCGACCTGGTCGGCAGCGACCCGCACGATGTCGACCAGCTCGCCCTGCATGACCTGGACGCCGAGGCGTGA
- the gap gene encoding type I glyceraldehyde-3-phosphate dehydrogenase, producing MTVRVGVNGFGRIGRNFFRALDAQKAQGINTDIEIVAVNDLTDNATLAHLLKFDSILGRLPYDVSLEGDDTIVVGDHKIKALEVREGPAALPWGDLGVDVVVESTGIFTKREKAQGHLDAGAKKVIISAPASDEDITIVLGVNDDKYDGSQNIISNASCTTNCLGPLAKVLNDEFGIVKGLMTTIHAYTQDQNLQDGPHGDLRRARAAALNIVPTSTGAAKAIGLVLPELKGKLDGYALRVPIPTGSATDLTVELAKAASAADINAAMKAAAEGKLKGILKYYDAPIVSSDIVTDPHSSIFDAGLTKVIDNQAKVVSWYDNEWGYSNRLVDLVGLVGKSL from the coding sequence GTGACTGTCCGGGTAGGCGTAAACGGGTTTGGCCGGATCGGCCGGAACTTCTTTCGGGCACTGGACGCGCAGAAGGCTCAAGGGATCAACACCGACATCGAGATCGTCGCGGTCAACGACCTGACCGATAACGCCACCCTGGCCCACCTGCTGAAATTCGACTCCATCCTGGGCCGGCTGCCCTACGACGTCAGCCTCGAAGGTGACGACACCATCGTCGTCGGCGACCACAAGATCAAGGCTCTCGAGGTTCGCGAAGGACCTGCGGCGCTGCCGTGGGGTGACCTGGGTGTCGACGTCGTCGTGGAATCGACCGGCATCTTCACCAAGCGCGAGAAGGCGCAGGGCCACCTGGACGCCGGTGCCAAGAAGGTCATCATCTCCGCGCCCGCCAGTGATGAGGACATCACCATCGTGCTGGGCGTCAACGACGACAAGTACGACGGCAGCCAGAACATCATCTCCAATGCCTCGTGCACCACGAACTGCCTCGGACCGCTGGCCAAGGTGCTCAACGACGAGTTCGGCATCGTCAAGGGCCTGATGACCACCATCCACGCGTACACCCAGGACCAGAACCTGCAGGACGGCCCGCACGGCGACCTGCGTCGCGCCCGCGCCGCGGCCCTGAACATCGTGCCGACCTCGACCGGTGCCGCCAAGGCCATCGGCCTCGTCTTGCCTGAACTGAAAGGCAAGCTCGACGGCTACGCCCTGCGCGTGCCGATTCCCACGGGCTCGGCGACCGACCTCACCGTGGAACTCGCCAAGGCCGCGAGCGCTGCCGACATCAACGCCGCCATGAAGGCCGCCGCGGAGGGCAAGCTCAAGGGCATCCTGAAGTACTACGACGCGCCGATCGTGTCCTCGGACATCGTCACCGACCCGCACAGCTCGATCTTCGACGCGGGCCTGACCAAGGTCATCGACAACCAGGCCAAGGTCGTCTCCTGGTACGACAACGAGTGGGGCTACTCGAACCGCCTCGTCGACCTGGTCGGCCTGGTCGGCAAGTCGCTCTAG
- a CDS encoding ABC transporter ATP-binding protein gives MRLILELIRPYRWLIASIFAVLVVQIAVGLAAPWPLKVVLDSVVGDHPLPGWLHGLLQPMLGGEGRMHVAGLAAIMLVAIAVVGAIATYAANYLTETVGQRIGNDLRTRAYHHLQQLSLNYFDTHRVGPILSTLTDDVDTIQDFASASTLGIATDLLTIAGMLVLMLWLQWDFTLVALAVAPLLLLFVSRIRKSVKAATHEVRQRESDIVAVAEEGLQSIRVVKAFDREELQERQLAIVGQQAVNAALNARRVKSVVSPIVAVVVAACTALVLWRGSALILAGVMTAGTLTVFIAYLTSFFKPVQDLAKLTNTIAMASVGVDRVNALLNAETAIEEKADAVDPGRIRGALSFERVAFSYDGATPVLRDVTFEVEPGQLVGVVGHTGSGKSSLVSLIPRFYDPSVGTVRIDGVDLRDYKLHELRRRIAYVLQDTVLFRGTIRENIAFGRPDADHEEVVEMAKLANAHEFISEMALGYDSPVGERGLTLSGGQRQRIGIARALIRDSPILILDEPTAALDAESERLVMSALQRLMRDRTVITIAHRLSTIREADKIVVLEEGRVVEQGTHKDLLTAGGRYADLHRIQYEDDTP, from the coding sequence ATGAGATTGATCCTGGAATTGATCCGGCCCTACCGATGGCTGATTGCCTCGATCTTCGCTGTCCTGGTGGTGCAGATTGCCGTGGGCCTGGCGGCTCCCTGGCCACTGAAGGTTGTGCTGGACAGCGTGGTCGGGGACCATCCGCTGCCGGGTTGGCTGCATGGTCTTCTGCAGCCGATGCTCGGTGGCGAGGGGCGGATGCACGTGGCCGGGTTGGCCGCGATCATGCTGGTCGCCATCGCGGTGGTGGGCGCGATCGCGACATATGCGGCCAACTATCTGACCGAGACGGTCGGACAGCGCATCGGTAACGACCTGCGGACCCGCGCGTACCACCACTTGCAGCAGCTGTCCCTGAACTATTTCGACACCCATCGCGTCGGGCCCATACTGAGCACCCTCACCGACGATGTCGACACCATCCAGGATTTCGCCTCGGCCTCCACGCTCGGCATCGCGACGGACCTGCTGACCATCGCGGGAATGTTGGTCCTGATGCTGTGGCTGCAATGGGATTTCACCCTTGTCGCACTCGCGGTCGCGCCGCTGTTGTTGTTGTTCGTATCCCGCATCCGCAAGTCCGTCAAGGCAGCCACTCATGAAGTGCGTCAACGTGAATCAGACATTGTGGCGGTCGCTGAGGAAGGCTTGCAGTCCATCCGGGTCGTCAAGGCGTTCGACAGGGAAGAACTTCAAGAGCGTCAGCTGGCCATCGTCGGCCAGCAGGCGGTCAACGCGGCACTGAACGCGCGACGGGTGAAATCGGTGGTGTCGCCCATTGTCGCCGTGGTGGTGGCCGCCTGCACTGCGCTGGTGCTGTGGCGCGGATCGGCGCTCATCCTGGCAGGGGTGATGACTGCCGGCACCCTGACGGTGTTCATCGCCTATCTGACGTCGTTCTTCAAGCCCGTACAGGACCTGGCCAAGCTGACCAACACCATCGCGATGGCATCGGTAGGGGTCGACCGTGTCAATGCCCTCCTCAATGCGGAGACCGCGATCGAGGAGAAGGCTGACGCGGTGGACCCGGGACGTATCCGGGGCGCGCTCAGTTTCGAGCGGGTGGCATTCAGCTACGACGGGGCGACCCCGGTGCTGCGCGACGTGACCTTCGAGGTGGAGCCCGGTCAGCTGGTCGGCGTCGTCGGACACACCGGAAGCGGAAAATCCAGTCTGGTCAGTCTGATTCCGCGTTTCTACGACCCGAGCGTAGGCACCGTGCGGATCGACGGCGTTGACTTGCGCGACTACAAGCTTCATGAACTGCGCCGCCGCATCGCCTACGTCCTGCAGGACACCGTGCTGTTTCGCGGGACGATCCGCGAGAACATCGCCTTCGGCCGGCCCGATGCCGATCACGAAGAGGTTGTCGAGATGGCCAAACTGGCCAACGCGCACGAGTTCATTTCCGAGATGGCGCTGGGCTACGACAGCCCGGTGGGGGAGCGTGGACTCACCCTCTCGGGTGGCCAGCGGCAACGCATCGGTATCGCCCGTGCGCTCATCCGTGACAGCCCGATCCTCATCCTCGACGAACCGACCGCCGCGCTCGACGCGGAGTCCGAGCGTCTGGTCATGTCCGCGCTACAGCGGCTCATGCGAGACCGCACAGTGATCACGATCGCCCACCGCCTCAGCACGATTCGCGAGGCGGACAAGATCGTCGTGTTGGAAGAAGGGCGTGTCGTCGAGCAGGGCACGCATAAGGATCTGCTTACCGCGGGCGGCAGATACGCCGACCTGCATCGCATCCAATACGAGGACGACACACCGTGA
- a CDS encoding phosphoglycerate kinase, with protein sequence MSIKSLNDLLAEGVSGKGVLVRSDLNVPLEYGDDNIARISDPGRIVASVPTIRALAGAGAKVIVTAHLGRPDGKPDPKLSLAPVGAALGELLGQHVQVAGDVVGTDALARAEGLTDGDVLLLENIRFDPRETSKDDAQRLALAQELAELVGGPTGTGGAFVSDGFGVVHRKQASVYDVATLLPHYAGGLVAAEVEVLKRLSESTERPYAVVLGGSKVSDKLAVIESLATKADSLVIGGGMCFTFLAAQGLPVGKSLVQPEQIETCRDLLDRYADVIHLPMDIVAADAFAADSPSEIVAADAIPDGKMGLDIGPESVKRFAAVLSNAKTIFWNGPMGVFEFPAFAAGTRGVAEAIIAATEKGAFSVVGGGDSAAAVRALDLPDDGFSHISTGGGASLEYLEGKALPGIEVLES encoded by the coding sequence ATGAGCATCAAGTCGCTGAACGACCTGCTGGCCGAGGGAGTTTCGGGCAAGGGTGTGCTGGTCCGCTCGGACCTGAACGTTCCGCTCGAATATGGGGACGACAACATCGCCCGAATTTCTGACCCTGGTCGCATCGTGGCCTCGGTCCCGACCATCCGCGCATTGGCGGGTGCCGGGGCCAAGGTCATCGTGACCGCGCATTTGGGCCGTCCGGACGGCAAGCCGGATCCCAAGTTGTCGCTGGCCCCCGTCGGTGCGGCACTCGGTGAGCTCTTGGGTCAGCACGTGCAGGTGGCCGGTGATGTGGTCGGGACCGACGCGCTGGCGCGTGCCGAGGGCCTGACCGACGGCGATGTGCTGCTGCTGGAGAACATCCGGTTCGACCCGCGGGAAACCAGCAAGGACGACGCACAGCGGCTGGCGCTGGCACAGGAGCTGGCCGAGCTGGTCGGCGGTCCAACCGGTACCGGTGGCGCGTTCGTGTCCGACGGGTTCGGGGTGGTGCACCGCAAGCAGGCCTCCGTCTACGACGTGGCGACCCTGCTGCCGCATTACGCCGGTGGTCTGGTGGCTGCCGAGGTCGAAGTGCTCAAGCGGCTGTCCGAATCGACAGAGCGTCCGTACGCGGTGGTGCTCGGCGGGTCGAAGGTCTCCGACAAGCTGGCGGTCATCGAGTCGCTGGCCACCAAGGCGGACAGCCTGGTGATCGGTGGCGGCATGTGCTTCACCTTTTTGGCGGCGCAGGGCCTGCCGGTAGGCAAGTCGCTGGTACAGCCCGAACAGATCGAGACCTGCCGCGACCTTTTGGACAGGTACGCCGACGTCATCCATCTGCCGATGGACATCGTGGCTGCCGACGCCTTCGCAGCCGATTCGCCTTCGGAAATCGTTGCCGCGGATGCGATTCCGGACGGCAAGATGGGCCTTGATATCGGGCCGGAGTCGGTCAAACGATTCGCCGCCGTGTTGTCCAATGCCAAGACCATCTTCTGGAACGGCCCCATGGGTGTGTTCGAGTTCCCGGCGTTCGCCGCGGGTACTCGGGGGGTGGCCGAGGCGATCATCGCGGCCACCGAGAAGGGTGCCTTCAGTGTGGTCGGCGGTGGTGATTCGGCGGCCGCGGTGCGCGCACTGGACCTGCCGGACGATGGTTTCTCGCACATCTCCACCGGTGGTGGCGCATCCCTGGAATACCTTGAAGGCAAGGCGCTTCCGGGTATCGAAGTACTCGAAAGCTAG
- the tpiA gene encoding triose-phosphate isomerase: protein MSRKPLIAGNWKMNLNHFEAIALVQKIAFSLPDKYFDKVDVTVIPPFTDIRSVQTLVDGDKLRLTYGAQDVSVHDSGAYTGEISGAFLAKLGVTYVVVGHSERRQYHGEDDALVAAKAAAALKHGLTPIVCIGEALDIREAGDHVQYNVNSLRGSLAGLSAEQVAKVVIAYEPVWAIGTGRVASAADAQEVCTAIRSELAQIANSGVAASVRVLYGGSANAKNVGEIVAQEDVDGALVGGASLDGEQFAQMSAIAAGGPLL, encoded by the coding sequence ATGAGCCGCAAGCCACTGATCGCTGGCAACTGGAAGATGAACCTCAATCATTTCGAGGCCATCGCCCTGGTCCAGAAGATCGCTTTTTCCTTGCCGGACAAGTACTTCGACAAAGTAGACGTGACGGTCATTCCGCCGTTCACCGACATCCGGAGCGTGCAGACCCTGGTCGACGGGGACAAGTTGCGTCTCACCTATGGCGCACAGGATGTGTCGGTACATGATTCAGGTGCCTACACCGGCGAGATCAGCGGTGCGTTCCTGGCCAAGCTGGGTGTCACCTACGTCGTCGTCGGGCACTCCGAGCGGCGGCAGTACCACGGCGAGGACGACGCCCTGGTAGCCGCCAAGGCGGCCGCGGCCCTCAAGCACGGTCTGACGCCGATCGTGTGTATCGGTGAGGCCCTGGACATCCGGGAAGCCGGGGACCATGTCCAATACAACGTGAACTCCTTGCGGGGGTCGCTGGCAGGTCTCAGTGCTGAGCAGGTTGCGAAGGTCGTGATTGCCTACGAGCCGGTGTGGGCCATCGGCACCGGGCGGGTGGCCAGCGCGGCGGACGCACAGGAAGTGTGTACCGCGATCCGATCCGAGCTTGCGCAGATCGCGAATTCCGGGGTGGCGGCGTCTGTTCGAGTTCTGTACGGCGGCTCTGCCAACGCCAAGAACGTCGGCGAGATCGTCGCGCAGGAGGATGTCGACGGCGCACTTGTCGGCGGCGCGTCGCTGGACGGAGAACAGTTCGCTCAGATGTCGGCCATCGCCGCGGGCGGGCCCCTGCTCTAG
- the whiA gene encoding DNA-binding protein WhiA, translated as MTAEVKDELSRLVVTQVSSRRAEVASLLRFAGGLHIVSGRVVVEAEVDQGSIARRLRKDIFDLYGYNAVVHVLSAGGIRKTTRYVVRVAKDGEALARQTGLLDLRGRPVRGLPAQVVGGSVADAEAAWRGAFLAHGSLTEPGRSSALEVSCPGPEAALALVGAARRLGVSAKAREVRGSDRVVVRDGEAIGALLTRMGAQDTRLTWEERRMRREVRATANRLANFDDANLRRSARAAVAAAARVERALEILGDTVPDHLAAAGKLRVEHRQASLEELGRLADPVMTKDAVAGRIRRLLSMADRKAKTDGIPDTESAVTPELLEDA; from the coding sequence ATGACCGCCGAGGTCAAAGACGAACTGAGCCGCCTGGTGGTGACTCAGGTCAGCAGCCGCCGCGCCGAGGTCGCGTCGCTGCTGCGGTTCGCCGGCGGGCTGCACATCGTCAGCGGCCGGGTCGTCGTCGAGGCAGAGGTGGATCAGGGCAGCATCGCGCGGCGGCTGCGTAAGGACATCTTCGATCTGTACGGATACAACGCCGTGGTGCACGTGCTGTCGGCCGGTGGTATCCGCAAGACAACCCGGTACGTGGTGCGGGTGGCCAAAGACGGTGAGGCCCTGGCGCGGCAAACAGGTCTGCTGGACTTGCGGGGGCGCCCGGTGCGGGGGCTCCCGGCGCAGGTGGTCGGCGGCAGTGTCGCCGACGCGGAGGCAGCGTGGCGCGGCGCGTTCTTGGCGCACGGATCGTTGACCGAACCCGGACGATCCTCGGCCCTTGAAGTGAGCTGCCCGGGACCGGAGGCCGCACTGGCGCTGGTGGGTGCGGCTCGGCGGCTCGGTGTGAGCGCCAAGGCACGTGAGGTGCGGGGCAGCGATCGGGTCGTGGTGCGCGACGGTGAGGCGATCGGCGCCTTGTTGACCCGGATGGGTGCCCAAGACACCCGGCTGACGTGGGAAGAGCGCCGCATGCGCCGCGAGGTGCGGGCGACGGCGAATCGATTGGCCAACTTCGACGACGCGAACCTGCGCCGGTCCGCGCGTGCCGCGGTCGCGGCCGCCGCACGGGTGGAACGGGCGCTGGAGATTCTCGGCGACACCGTGCCCGACCATTTGGCGGCGGCGGGAAAGCTTCGCGTGGAACACCGCCAGGCCTCGCTGGAAGAGCTGGGGCGCCTGGCCGATCCGGTGATGACCAAGGATGCCGTGGCGGGCCGGATTCGCCGGCTGCTGTCGATGGCGGACCGGAAGGCCAAGACGGACGGCATCCCGGACACCGAATCGGCGGTCACTCCGGAACTGCTGGAAGACGCCTAA
- a CDS encoding gluconeogenesis factor YvcK family protein: MSSDIVQDPQLARREPRVVALGGGHGLYATLSAARRITHDITAVVTVSDDGGSSGRIRSELGIVPPGDLRMALAALASDSPRGRMWATAIQHRLGGSGGLAGHPIGNLILAGLTDMLADPVTALDEMGRMLGITGRVLPMCPIPLQIEADVSGLESDPRMSRVIRGQVALATTPGKVRRVRLYPGNPPATRQAIDAIMAADLVVLGPGSWFTSVIPHVLVPELFAALQQTQARKALILNLAPEPGETAGFSAERHLHVLSQHAPEFGVHDIVVESASADTTERDHLTRAAALFNAQVQFADVSRPGTHLHDPAKLAAVLDRVRTGSVAPAAGTDAESTVRLAARGGRTQHGTQKGDATWR; the protein is encoded by the coding sequence ATGAGTTCCGACATCGTGCAGGACCCCCAGCTGGCCCGGCGGGAGCCCCGCGTCGTCGCACTCGGTGGCGGTCATGGTCTATACGCGACGCTCTCGGCGGCGCGGCGGATCACCCATGACATCACTGCCGTGGTCACGGTGTCTGATGACGGTGGTTCCTCCGGACGCATTCGGTCCGAGCTCGGGATCGTGCCGCCGGGCGATCTGCGGATGGCGCTGGCCGCGCTGGCCTCGGACAGTCCGCGCGGGCGCATGTGGGCCACCGCGATTCAGCACCGGCTCGGCGGCAGCGGCGGCTTGGCGGGACACCCGATTGGCAACCTGATCTTGGCCGGCCTCACCGACATGCTGGCCGACCCGGTCACCGCGCTGGATGAGATGGGACGCATGCTCGGTATCACCGGGCGGGTACTGCCGATGTGCCCGATTCCGTTACAGATCGAGGCCGACGTGTCAGGTCTGGAATCCGACCCGCGGATGAGCCGGGTGATCCGCGGCCAGGTGGCATTGGCGACCACACCGGGCAAGGTGCGCCGGGTGCGCCTCTATCCGGGTAACCCGCCGGCCACCCGACAGGCGATCGACGCGATCATGGCGGCCGACTTGGTGGTTTTGGGCCCGGGCTCCTGGTTCACGAGTGTGATCCCGCACGTCCTGGTGCCCGAGCTTTTTGCGGCCTTGCAGCAGACCCAGGCGCGCAAGGCATTGATCTTGAACCTGGCCCCGGAGCCGGGGGAGACGGCGGGCTTTTCCGCTGAGCGCCATTTGCACGTACTCTCGCAACACGCTCCCGAGTTCGGAGTGCACGACATCGTTGTCGAATCCGCGTCGGCAGACACCACTGAACGCGATCATTTGACCAGGGCGGCCGCCCTGTTCAATGCGCAGGTTCAGTTCGCTGATGTCTCGCGTCCTGGTACACATTTACATGACCCCGCGAAACTGGCGGCGGTCTTGGACCGAGTACGGACGGGAAGTGTGGCTCCGGCCGCAGGAACAGATGCCGAATCCACGGTGCGCCTGGCAGCGAGGGGCGGGCGCACGCAGCATGGAACCCAGAAAGGGGACGCCACGTGGCGATGA
- a CDS encoding MFS transporter, whose amino-acid sequence MRHRDYRLLTLGLAITLLGNGMWTVALVWQVIRMGLGPTQVAVVGTTFSVGLLVSVLPAGVAADRLPKLWVMRCSLAVQTALMLTTATLALTGVAHIWHLALNSLLFGIAEGFYIPAYTALLPSLLPADELLAANGIEGILRPVMQLAAGPAVSAAIVSVWSPGGAFLLEGMLVAAGLCCLLLVRHRHEPPAVAEVRRHPLRRALADLAEGFRYMVHTTWFFATLLFAIGYVLVVVGPIEILLPFVLRDHGGDPGTHATVLALFGLAGAVGSFIVSSLPLARRYLTVMILMWGAGSLPLVLIGFTGHVWIIAVAMIVVGGTMQAANVIWGTLMQRRVPEEMLGRAASMDFFVSLVGLPASFALVVPVAHVIGNTTVFFIAGVAPLVLAIAAHIVARLGRDEMAHPLG is encoded by the coding sequence ATGCGGCACCGCGACTATCGACTGCTCACCTTGGGCTTGGCCATCACGCTGTTGGGTAACGGCATGTGGACCGTGGCACTGGTCTGGCAGGTCATCCGGATGGGATTGGGGCCCACGCAGGTGGCCGTTGTCGGCACCACGTTCAGCGTGGGTCTGCTGGTCAGTGTGCTACCCGCGGGTGTGGCCGCCGACCGGCTGCCCAAGCTGTGGGTGATGCGGTGCTCGCTGGCGGTGCAGACCGCGCTGATGCTCACCACCGCGACGCTCGCCTTGACCGGCGTGGCCCACATTTGGCATCTGGCACTGAACTCGTTGCTGTTCGGCATTGCCGAGGGGTTCTACATCCCGGCCTACACGGCACTGCTTCCGAGCCTGCTTCCTGCCGACGAGCTGTTGGCCGCCAATGGAATCGAAGGAATTTTGCGGCCGGTGATGCAGCTGGCCGCCGGGCCCGCGGTGAGCGCCGCCATTGTCAGCGTGTGGTCGCCGGGTGGTGCCTTCCTGCTCGAGGGGATGTTGGTGGCCGCGGGCCTGTGCTGTCTGCTGCTGGTCCGGCACCGGCACGAACCACCCGCCGTGGCGGAGGTGCGCCGGCATCCGCTGCGCCGTGCGCTCGCCGATTTGGCGGAGGGTTTCCGCTACATGGTGCACACCACCTGGTTCTTCGCGACCCTGCTGTTCGCGATCGGCTACGTGTTGGTGGTGGTGGGGCCCATCGAGATCCTGCTGCCGTTTGTCCTGCGCGATCACGGCGGGGACCCCGGCACTCACGCCACGGTGCTGGCGCTTTTCGGCCTGGCCGGAGCGGTCGGTTCGTTCATCGTGTCCTCGCTGCCCTTGGCCCGCCGGTACCTGACGGTGATGATCCTGATGTGGGGAGCGGGTTCACTGCCCCTGGTGCTCATCGGATTCACCGGGCATGTCTGGATCATCGCGGTCGCCATGATCGTGGTGGGCGGCACCATGCAGGCGGCCAACGTCATCTGGGGCACGCTGATGCAGCGGCGCGTGCCCGAGGAGATGCTGGGCCGGGCGGCCAGCATGGACTTCTTCGTATCCCTGGTCGGCCTGCCGGCATCCTTCGCCCTGGTGGTTCCGGTGGCACACGTCATCGGTAACACAACGGTGTTCTTCATCGCTGGCGTCGCGCCTCTGGTACTGGCGATTGCCGCCCATATCGTCGCGCGACTGGGCCGGGACGAAATGGCGCACCCCCTGGGCTAA
- the rapZ gene encoding RNase adapter RapZ, translated as MESMTLHPSSETTNADIDVVLVTGLSGAGRGTTAKVLEDLGWYVADNLPPELITRMVDLGLAAGSRITQLAVVMDVRSRGFTGDLESVRADLATRGISPRVLFLEASDESLVRRYENNRRSHPLQGGQTLAEGIAAERALLSSIRASADLVIDTSSLPVPALRAAIERAFSSESVAHISVTVESFGFKYGLPMDADMVVDVRFLPNPHWVDELRPHTGQHPSVSQYVLSQPGADEFLDTYHRLLNLVIDGYRREGKRYMTIAVGCTGGKHRSVAITEALAASLAPDADLSVRVLHRDLGRE; from the coding sequence ATGGAGTCGATGACACTCCATCCCTCTAGCGAGACCACAAACGCCGATATCGACGTCGTGCTGGTCACGGGCCTATCGGGCGCGGGACGAGGCACCACCGCCAAGGTGCTGGAAGACCTCGGGTGGTACGTCGCCGACAACCTTCCGCCCGAACTGATCACCCGGATGGTGGATCTGGGGCTGGCCGCGGGTTCACGCATCACGCAGCTCGCCGTGGTCATGGATGTGCGGTCCCGGGGATTCACCGGTGACCTGGAGTCGGTGCGCGCGGACCTGGCCACCCGCGGAATCAGTCCCCGTGTGCTGTTCCTGGAAGCATCCGATGAGAGCCTGGTGCGCCGGTATGAGAACAACCGGCGCAGTCACCCGTTGCAGGGCGGTCAGACGCTCGCGGAGGGCATTGCCGCCGAACGTGCTCTGCTCTCCTCGATCAGGGCCTCCGCAGATCTGGTGATCGACACCTCGTCATTGCCGGTGCCGGCGCTGCGCGCTGCCATAGAGCGCGCCTTCAGCAGCGAGTCCGTCGCGCATATCAGCGTGACGGTCGAGTCCTTCGGTTTCAAATACGGACTGCCGATGGACGCGGATATGGTTGTCGACGTCCGGTTTCTGCCCAACCCACATTGGGTGGACGAGCTGAGACCGCACACCGGACAACATCCCTCGGTGAGCCAGTACGTGTTGAGCCAACCCGGTGCGGATGAGTTCTTGGACACCTACCATCGGCTGCTGAATCTCGTGATCGACGGCTACCGGCGAGAGGGAAAGCGCTACATGACCATCGCGGTGGGCTGTACCGGCGGCAAGCATCGCAGTGTTGCCATCACCGAGGCGCTGGCCGCTTCGTTGGCGCCCGACGCTGACCTGTCGGTGCGTGTGCTGCATCGCGACCTGGGCCGCGAATGA